A portion of the Aricia agestis chromosome 1, ilAriAges1.1, whole genome shotgun sequence genome contains these proteins:
- the LOC121731554 gene encoding RNA-binding protein pno1: METENISVDEFLPAKNPIKLKNVKRRAVSESGEGMEVEEHNGIQGKPKSSRPRAKKSKKNAEPNETKVNMRKVAVPAHRYTPLRENWLKIFTPIVEHLLLQVRFNTKTRNVEIRMGPETKDIANLQKAADFVKAFIYGFDVEDALALLRLDDLFVESFEIKDVKTLQGDHLGRAIGRLAGKAGRTKFTIENVTKTRIVLADSKIHILGSYQNIALARRAICNLIMGSPPSKVYGNLRNVANRVAERF, encoded by the exons ATGGAAACCGAAAATATCAGTGTCGATGAGTTTTTGCCTGCAAAAAACCCTATCAAATTGAAAAATGTGAAGAGACGAGCAGTGTCAGAATCCGGGGAAGGAATGGAAGTGGAAGAACACAATGGAATCCAAGGGAAACCAAAATCCTCGAGGCCTAGAGCGAAGAAGTCCAAGAAAAATGCCGAACCCAATGAAACCAAAGTCAATATGAGAAAAGTTGCAGTACCAGCACACAG ATACACACCTCTCAGAGAGAATTGGCTCAAAATATTTACCCCTATTGTGGAACATTTGCTGCTGCAAGTCCGTTTCAACACAAAAACTAGAAATGTTGAGATCCGGATGGGCCCAGAAACAAAGGACATAGCCAACTTGCAGAAGGCAGCAGATTTTGTTAAA GCATTCATCTATGGGTTTGATGTTGAAGATGCACTGGCCCTGCTCCGGCTGGATGATCTGTTTGTTGAGTCATTCGAGATTAAAGACGTGAAGACACTTCAAGGAGATCACTTGGGCAGAGCAATAGGCAGATTAGCCGGCAAAGCGGGTCGAACAAAATTCACCATAGAGAATGTGACGAAAACCAGAATAGTGTTGGCAGActcaaaaatacatattttaggcAGTTATCAGAACATAGCATTGGCCAGAAGAGCAATATGCAATCTCATCATGGGATCTCCACCATCCAAAGTTTATGGAAACCTGAGAAATGTTGCGAATAGGGTAGCAGAGAGATTTTag